The Papaver somniferum cultivar HN1 chromosome 3, ASM357369v1, whole genome shotgun sequence genome includes a region encoding these proteins:
- the LOC113356657 gene encoding uncharacterized protein LOC113356657 — MVESMCNGEFIDKTVDDAWSFLAELAEQTHQWEPIRETMILSHDMGNSHELESDFDSNTNMNCMTRRVEALEKCRNANVIVPRSCTQTELHVCMSCDSSDHLIENCPELHGLRQSRTHHVDALYDTQDTHSQTCTPEWKNPCYNDDDELNFENSVSSPTRATENEYEPHVEKNEWTKDIKAVNREEYVDYSDYDMRLEDLVLHEDSILESCDSKLLDHSVETSIDNVSSNVDIHRNQYPDDFGTDLGLVQLFCESEHVTQLVCHLGNAEFFVDTNDNMHENNFDVSDSLPRLQHDVSSGFLMHETEIFDDDDSELGFVGLFNEYEHDIALVSDLGSVESCNDTDENNLDRFDSLLKSQHDCLNVGREHIKPTLWTVPSLGLDLCASQVLLDYFSAKYDTFEEPRLECVSLPVPYNVHYELDLVHNAPLKLVDFVSKSISVEKSRFRGGTFGFAVLLALSCYICVRLLMFIHVIVWVDPQLFRLYIYGEFSLYIIQ, encoded by the coding sequence atggttgagtctatgtgtaatggtgaattcattgataaaactgtggatgatgcatggtcaTTTTTAGCTGAACTAGCAGaacaaacccatcaatgggaacccATTAGGGAAACCATGATACtatcacatgatatgggtaactcccatgagttagagtctgaTTTTGACTCTAATACAAACATGAATTGCATGACTAGGAGAGTCGAAGCTCTAGAAAAATGTAGAAATGCAAATGTTATTGTCCCTAGGTCCTGTACCCAAACTGAACTCCATGTTTGTATGTCGTGTGATAGCTCAGATCATTTGATTGAAAACTGCCCTGAATTGCATGGCCTGAGGCAATCTAGAACAcatcatgttgatgctctctaTGACACACAAGACACCCACTCACAGACTTGCACTCCAGAATGGAAAAATCCCTgttacaatgatgatgatgaattaaattttgaaaatagtgtgtcCAGTCCTACTCGTGCAACTGAAAATGAATATGAACCTCATGTAGAGAAAAATGAGTGGACTAAGGACATCAAAGCTGTTAATAGGGAAGAGTATGTGGATTACTCTGATTATGATATGAGGTTAGAGGATCTAGTTCTGCATGAAGATTCAATTTTGGAGTCATGTGACTCTAAATTGTTAGACCATAGTGTAGAGACCTCCATTGATAATGTCTCTTCTAATGTTGATATTCATCGCAATCAATATCCTGATGATTTTGGTACTGATTTGGGTCTTGTGCAATTGTTTTGTGAAAGTGAGCATGTTACACAACTTGTTTGTCACTTAGGGAATGCTGAATTTTTTGTCGACACCAAtgataatatgcatgaaaataactttgatgtgtctgattccctgCCTAGGTTACAACATGATGTTTCTTCTGGTTTCCTTATGCATGAGACTgaaatttttgatgatgatgattctgagttgggatttgttggtttgttcaatGAATATGAGCATGATATTGCACTTGTTTCTGACTTAGGGAGTGTTGAATCGTGTAATGATACAGATGAAAATAACCTAGACAGATTTGATTCCCTGCTTAAGTCACAACATGATTGCCTTAATGTCGGCCGAGAGCATATTAAACCCACTTTGTGGACAGTTCCAAGCCTTGGGTTAGATTTATGTGCTtcacaagtcctcttggactatttttcggCAAAATATGATACCTTTGAGGAGCCACGGTTGGAATGTGTATCTCTGCCCGTCCCTTACAATGTCCACTatgaattagaccttgtgcataaTGCACCCCTGAAATTGGTAGATTTTGTGTCCAAAAGTatctctgttgaaaaatccaggtttaggggtGGCACATTTGGTTTTGCAGTCTTACTTGCACTTTCATGTTACATATGTGTAAGATTGTTGATGTTTATCCATGTCAttgtttgggttgatcctcaactttttaggcTATATATATATGGTGAATTttctttgtatataatccagtag